A region of the Acidimicrobiales bacterium genome:
TGTCGCCCTCCATGCCGACCACCTCGCTGATCTTCACGATCCGCCGGGTGCCGTCGCGTAGACGGGCGATCTGTACGATCAGGTCCAGCGCAGCGGCCACCTGCTCCCGGATGGCCCGCATCGGTAGGTCGACACCGGCCATCAGGACCATGGTCTCGAGTCGTGCGAGAGCGTCTCGGGGCGTGTTGGCGTGGAGGGTGGTCAACGAGCCCTCGTGGCCGGTGTTCATGGCCTGGAGCATGTCGAGAGCTTCACCACCACGGACCTCACCGACGACGATGCGGTCGGGGCGCATGCGCAGAGAGTTCTTGACGAGGTCACGGATTCGGACCTCGCCCTTTCCCTCGACGTTCGGAGGACGGGCCTCCAGGCGCACCACGTGGCGCTGGCGGAGCCGGAGTTCGACGGCGTCCTCGATCGTGATGATGCGTTCCCACTCCGGGATGAAACCCGACATCACGTTGAGCATCGTCGTCTTACCGGTGCCGGTACCGCCCGAGACCAGGATGTTGAGCTTGCCCACGACGCAGGCTTCGAGGAACTCGGCGGACTGCTCGCTGAAGGCCTTCTTCTCGATGAGGTCGGTGACGCCGAGGACCTTCTTGGAGAACTTACGGATGGTGAGCATCGGGCCATCGACGGCCAGCGGCGGGATGATCGCGTTGACACGGGATCCGTCCGGGAGCCGGGCGTCGACCATCGGGGAGGACTCGTCGATGCGACGACCGACCTTGGAGACGATGCGCTCGATCACCTGACGGAGGTGGTCCTGGGACATGAAGCGGGCTTCGCTGCGCTCGATGCTGCCGTTGCGCTCGATGTAGATGGCCTTGTCGCCGTTGACCATGACCTCGGTCACGGATTCGTCGGCGAGGAACCGCTCGATCGGCCCGTAGCCGAGGATGTCGTCCTTGACCTCGTTGACGAGACGGTGCCGCTCGTCGGTGTCGAGAGGGATGTCCTCGGTGCGCATCACCTCGTCGAGCTCGCGCACGACGAAGGTGTGGAGCTGCTCCTGGGACAGGGATGCGTCGAACAGACGCTCACCGAGGCGGGCGAACAGCCCTTCCTGGGCACGCTGCTTGAGCGCCTGCATGGGGTCCATGGGAGCGGTGTCGTTGCGCTCCGCGGTCCCGAAGATGTCGGTTCCGCCCTCGGAGTTGACCACCCCGGCCTGACGGAACATGTCGCCGAGCTTCATCGACCCCACCTCCACCCGCCGCGCTCGTGGTCCTCGGACCTGTCGGGGAGGAAGAAGTCGACCATCTCCCACATGGGTCGCATGGCGGCGTCCTTGGCCTCGTCGGAGAGCAGGGGCTGTCCGGTGTTCGTGGACTGCATCACACCTCTGGATGCCGGGATCTTCGCGATCGCGTCCATCCCGAGCGTCGCCTCGACGTCTTCGGGTTCGAGCCCGACCCGGCTGTCGACCCGGTTCAGCACCAGGTGGCGGCGCTGGGTCGTCATTCCGATGAGGTCGAGCGCCTCGATCTCGCGCCGGGCGGCGCGCACGCTGGCCGTGTCGCACGCGGCGACGAGGATCAGGTCGGTTGCGAACTCCATCGCCATGAGCGCGTGCTCGTCGATGCCGGCGCCCGTGTCGATGACGACGTAGCCGAACAGGTCCGAGAGCAGCGACAACAGCTTCTTGACGTGCTGGGACGACACCTCCTCGGCCTGGATCAGAGAGTCGGGGCTGGCGAGGACGTAGAGGCCGGAGTCGTGGGGTGTCAGGAAGACCTTCAGCGTGGTCAGGTCCAGTCCGCCCTGTGAACTCAGAGCCGCATCGCCGATCGTGCGCTCGGGGTGCAGTTGCAGCGCGTGGGAGACGTCGCCGAACTGGATGTCGAGGTCGACGAGAGCGGTGTTGCCGTCCTGGCGTCGGGCCAGCCCGTAGGCGAGGTTGGTCGCGATCGTGGTCTTGCCGCTGCCGCCCTTGGGTGAGAGCACGCACAGGACCCGCGAACGGTGTTCGTCCTTCTCGTTGAGGGTCTCCCGGATGCGTGAGGCAGTGCCCATTGCACGGTCCAGGGCCTCGGCGACTTCGGTGTCGGTGGCGTCGTCGGCGAGGACGTCGCGGGCGCCGGCCCGCATGGCGTCCATGACGAAGTCGGGGCGCACGTTGCCGACGAGGATGCAGGCGACGTCGGGACGCTCTGCGTTCATCGAGCGGGTCCATGCCAGTGCGATGGCCTCGTCGACGTCGGGACCGATCACGACGACGTCGGGGTTGCCGGTGGTCACGACCTTGACGACGTCTATGGGCGAGGCGTCGACCCAGTCGTCGTTCCACCGCCTCGAGAGCGGTTCGGCGAAACGGGGACCGAGTCCGCCGATCAGGCCCTCGAAGGAGGGGTCGGGTGAGGCGAGGATGATCATTGGTCCGCTGCCTCGGGCTCCGTCGAGTCGAAGACGTTGCCCCGCTGGACCTCCTTGGTGCCGCCCTCGGGAGCGTTCTCGGGCTCCAGGGCGAACCAGATGTCGCCGTTCACGTTGGTGAAGACGAGACGCTCGACGTCGGGGGCGCTGAGGGCGAAGGTCACGAGGAACCCGCCCTCCGGGGCCCGGATCGGCGCCGTGGGATCGTCGGTCTCGGGCTGGGTCGTGATGTCCGTGACCTGGATCTCGGTGATCAGGACCTTGTGCATGAGGATGTGGGTCGTCTCGGGGATCTCTTCTGTCTGATCGGCACTCAACTCGTCCGGTAGCGGAATGGTTCCGCCGTCGTCGAGGACGATGC
Encoded here:
- a CDS encoding CpaF family protein, whose product is MKLGDMFRQAGVVNSEGGTDIFGTAERNDTAPMDPMQALKQRAQEGLFARLGERLFDASLSQEQLHTFVVRELDEVMRTEDIPLDTDERHRLVNEVKDDILGYGPIERFLADESVTEVMVNGDKAIYIERNGSIERSEARFMSQDHLRQVIERIVSKVGRRIDESSPMVDARLPDGSRVNAIIPPLAVDGPMLTIRKFSKKVLGVTDLIEKKAFSEQSAEFLEACVVGKLNILVSGGTGTGKTTMLNVMSGFIPEWERIITIEDAVELRLRQRHVVRLEARPPNVEGKGEVRIRDLVKNSLRMRPDRIVVGEVRGGEALDMLQAMNTGHEGSLTTLHANTPRDALARLETMVLMAGVDLPMRAIREQVAAALDLIVQIARLRDGTRRIVKISEVVGMEGDKLTLADIYEFDYDAGFTEDGLFAGRLRPTGLRPMFADKLKREGIELPSEIFDVNNVLAQLNGDAYR
- a CDS encoding P-loop NTPase, translated to MIILASPDPSFEGLIGGLGPRFAEPLSRRWNDDWVDASPIDVVKVVTTGNPDVVVIGPDVDEAIALAWTRSMNAERPDVACILVGNVRPDFVMDAMRAGARDVLADDATDTEVAEALDRAMGTASRIRETLNEKDEHRSRVLCVLSPKGGSGKTTIATNLAYGLARRQDGNTALVDLDIQFGDVSHALQLHPERTIGDAALSSQGGLDLTTLKVFLTPHDSGLYVLASPDSLIQAEEVSSQHVKKLLSLLSDLFGYVVIDTGAGIDEHALMAMEFATDLILVAACDTASVRAARREIEALDLIGMTTQRRHLVLNRVDSRVGLEPEDVEATLGMDAIAKIPASRGVMQSTNTGQPLLSDEAKDAAMRPMWEMVDFFLPDRSEDHERGGWRWGR